In one Candidatus Eisenbacteria bacterium genomic region, the following are encoded:
- a CDS encoding transposase, translating into MPNHVHLAIRAGTQPLSRIMQRLLTGYAIRFNKTHLRVGHLFENRYRSKVVDEEPYLLALVRYIHPNPVRAGIVPDLAGLESYPWSGHGTLVGKVERSWQDTEAVLSRFGSRVGPARERLEGFMRSDAARADVKTFAGGGTLNAEEDRRGRSRTGTGSNKVRDNRILGEGRFVVSILGQAEEEARERSLPVEERMREFEEILNTIPATYGLSISEITGGGRRRSVLQTRSIACHLAVHKLGPSVAALSRELRVSPSSVLRAAERGATMLDRSALKEEDPR; encoded by the coding sequence ATGCCCAATCACGTCCACCTCGCTATCCGCGCGGGCACACAACCCCTCTCGAGGATCATGCAGCGTCTCTTGACCGGGTACGCAATTCGGTTCAACAAGACGCATCTGAGAGTGGGCCATCTCTTCGAGAACCGCTACCGCTCGAAGGTGGTCGATGAGGAGCCGTACCTGCTCGCTTTGGTCCGATACATTCATCCGAACCCCGTGCGTGCCGGCATCGTGCCCGACCTCGCCGGGCTCGAGTCGTACCCATGGAGCGGCCACGGCACACTCGTGGGGAAGGTCGAGCGCTCCTGGCAGGATACGGAGGCGGTGTTGTCTCGGTTCGGGAGCAGGGTCGGGCCCGCACGCGAGCGCCTCGAAGGTTTCATGCGATCGGATGCGGCGCGAGCGGACGTCAAGACGTTTGCTGGCGGCGGGACTTTGAACGCCGAGGAGGATCGGCGGGGTCGTTCGAGGACAGGAACGGGATCGAATAAAGTCCGTGACAATCGGATCCTGGGCGAAGGGCGATTCGTGGTGTCCATACTCGGGCAAGCGGAAGAGGAGGCACGGGAGAGATCCCTTCCGGTAGAAGAACGCATGAGAGAGTTCGAGGAGATTCTGAACACAATCCCGGCCACCTACGGACTCTCCATCTCAGAAATCACTGGCGGCGGGCGACGAAGGAGCGTCCTGCAAACGCGGAGTATCGCCTGCCACTTGGCGGTCCACAAACTGGGCCCTTCGGTAGCCGCTCTATCCCGCGAACTCCGTGTCTCGCCGTCCAGCGTCCTTCGGGCCGCGGAGCGAGGTGCGACGATGCTCGACCGGTCGGCCCTGAAAGAGGAAGATCCGCGCTGA
- a CDS encoding efflux RND transporter permease subunit: MLDKLMQTSLRNRLIVLLAALATLVVGTIVTLDMPIDVFPDLTAPTVTILTEAHGMAAEEVENLVTFPIETAVNGASGVRRVRSNSIQGLSTTWVEFDWGTDIYVARQIVGEKLNTVRNTLPEGVDQPVLAPITSIMGEIMLVGLTSETTSPMELRTLADFTIARRIQSVPGVSQVLVYGGERQQYEVGVDPYKIAARGLTLHKVREAVAESNINATGGILVESGQEYLIRGLGRVRSVADIESTVITVENGVPVLVKDISQVTIAPAFRLGTASISNRDGVLLVIAKQPEANTLALTGRILDILQNLRSGLPADITLHTDIFRQADFIEVAMDNVVKALRDGAILVTLVLFLFLLNVRTTVISVLAIPLSLVVAFLVLRMLGFSVNTMTLGGMAIAIGVLVDDAIIYVENVYRRVRQNAEQPESARRPFGTVVAAASSEVRSPIAMATFIVVVVFIPLFILSGVEGRMLKPLGFAYVVSILASLLVAVTVTPALSSLLLRNVSARKDRGESWTVRKLKAVYEPSLRYFLKHQGGIIGASAVLVVASLVALPFFGRTFLPEFNEGTLNISLATLPGTSLEESDHLGGMVEEILLSHEAVVSTARRTGRTELDEHSLGSHAHELEVQVDLSRTSKQELLAELREDLAIVPGMNITIGQPISHRIDHMLSGTRAAIAVKLFGPDLYQLRTYAERIRAEMEQIDGLVDLFVDQQTDVPQVRIQADRERMAMYGLRSSDIDELIDVAFLGARTSQIYEGEHRHDLLVRYAPLYRNDLESVRKALIDTPVGGPVPLERVADIRVDRGPNYISRENVMRKIVIQANVAGRDLRGTVEQIRERIENRVDLPQDYFVEYGGQFESEERASRTVTLLSVFSIVAILVILYLEFGNFRQAILVMVNLPLALIGGIVSIFFTADVISIASLVGFITLFGIAVRNGILMVSHYNHLIDEEHLPLHQAVVQGSLERLSPILMTALTTGLALVPLALAGDKPGSELESPMAIVILGGLLSATFLNLVVVPALFVKWGRR; encoded by the coding sequence ATGTTGGACAAGCTGATGCAGACCAGTCTGCGCAACAGACTCATCGTGCTCCTCGCAGCGCTTGCCACACTCGTGGTCGGCACGATCGTCACCCTCGATATGCCCATCGACGTCTTTCCCGATCTCACGGCACCGACCGTCACGATCTTGACCGAGGCCCACGGCATGGCGGCCGAGGAGGTCGAGAATCTCGTGACCTTCCCGATCGAGACGGCGGTGAACGGAGCCTCCGGAGTCCGGCGCGTGCGCTCGAACTCGATCCAGGGACTCTCTACCACATGGGTCGAGTTCGATTGGGGAACCGACATCTACGTGGCGCGCCAAATCGTCGGCGAGAAGCTCAACACCGTCCGCAACACGCTTCCCGAGGGCGTGGACCAGCCGGTGCTGGCGCCCATCACCTCGATCATGGGCGAGATCATGCTGGTCGGGCTCACATCCGAAACGACCTCTCCGATGGAACTCCGCACGCTCGCGGACTTCACCATCGCACGGCGGATCCAGTCGGTCCCGGGCGTTTCCCAGGTCCTCGTCTACGGCGGCGAACGCCAGCAGTACGAGGTCGGCGTCGATCCGTACAAGATCGCCGCGAGGGGTCTCACTCTTCACAAGGTCCGGGAGGCCGTTGCGGAATCGAACATCAACGCCACCGGCGGAATCCTCGTCGAGTCGGGCCAGGAGTACCTCATCCGAGGACTCGGGCGCGTCCGAAGCGTCGCCGATATCGAGAGCACGGTCATCACCGTCGAGAACGGCGTCCCCGTCCTCGTGAAGGACATCTCCCAGGTGACGATCGCCCCCGCGTTCCGCCTCGGCACCGCCTCGATCAGCAACCGGGACGGCGTTCTTCTGGTGATTGCCAAGCAACCCGAAGCGAACACCCTCGCCCTGACCGGGCGGATACTGGATATCCTTCAGAACCTCCGAAGCGGGCTCCCGGCCGACATCACCTTGCACACCGACATCTTCCGACAGGCCGACTTCATCGAGGTCGCGATGGACAACGTGGTCAAGGCGCTCCGCGACGGGGCGATTCTCGTCACTCTGGTTCTGTTTCTCTTTCTTCTCAATGTGCGGACCACGGTGATCTCGGTTCTCGCCATTCCCCTCTCCCTTGTCGTCGCCTTTCTCGTCCTTCGCATGCTGGGGTTCTCGGTGAACACGATGACCCTCGGAGGGATGGCGATCGCCATCGGTGTTCTCGTGGACGACGCGATCATCTACGTGGAGAACGTGTACCGTCGCGTGCGCCAGAACGCCGAGCAGCCGGAGTCCGCACGCCGTCCCTTCGGAACGGTCGTGGCCGCCGCGTCGAGCGAAGTCCGATCGCCGATCGCCATGGCGACCTTCATCGTCGTCGTCGTCTTCATCCCGCTCTTCATTCTGAGCGGTGTCGAAGGACGCATGCTGAAACCTCTCGGATTCGCCTACGTGGTCTCGATCCTCGCATCGCTGCTCGTCGCCGTTACCGTGACTCCTGCGCTCAGCTCCCTTCTTCTCCGGAACGTCTCGGCGCGAAAGGACCGCGGAGAGAGTTGGACGGTTCGGAAGCTCAAGGCGGTCTATGAGCCGAGCCTGCGCTACTTCTTGAAGCACCAGGGCGGCATCATCGGGGCCTCCGCCGTCCTCGTGGTCGCCTCTCTCGTCGCTCTCCCCTTCTTCGGAAGGACCTTCCTCCCCGAGTTCAACGAGGGCACCCTGAACATCTCTCTGGCGACACTCCCCGGCACTTCCCTCGAGGAGTCGGATCATCTGGGCGGCATGGTCGAAGAGATCCTCCTCTCCCACGAGGCTGTTGTCTCCACCGCCCGCCGGACCGGGCGCACCGAACTCGACGAACACTCCTTGGGCTCGCATGCTCACGAACTCGAGGTTCAGGTCGACCTCTCCCGCACTTCGAAGCAGGAGCTTCTGGCGGAGCTACGGGAAGATCTGGCGATCGTTCCCGGGATGAACATCACGATCGGCCAGCCGATCTCCCACCGGATCGATCACATGCTCTCCGGCACGCGTGCCGCGATCGCCGTGAAACTGTTCGGACCCGACCTCTATCAGCTCCGCACGTATGCCGAGAGGATTCGCGCCGAGATGGAACAGATCGACGGCCTCGTCGATCTATTCGTCGATCAGCAGACCGATGTTCCTCAGGTCCGGATCCAAGCCGACCGGGAGCGAATGGCCATGTACGGACTTCGCTCATCCGACATAGACGAGCTGATCGACGTCGCCTTTCTGGGAGCCCGAACGTCTCAGATCTACGAAGGCGAACACCGGCACGATCTCCTGGTTCGGTACGCCCCCCTGTATCGAAACGATCTCGAGTCGGTCCGGAAGGCCCTCATCGACACGCCCGTCGGAGGGCCCGTGCCCCTGGAACGGGTCGCGGACATTCGGGTCGACCGGGGACCGAACTACATCAGCAGAGAGAACGTCATGCGGAAGATCGTCATTCAGGCGAATGTAGCGGGACGGGATCTGCGTGGCACCGTCGAGCAGATTCGCGAGAGGATCGAGAACCGTGTCGACTTGCCCCAGGACTACTTCGTCGAGTACGGAGGACAGTTCGAGAGCGAGGAGAGGGCGAGTCGGACGGTGACGCTCCTCAGCGTCTTTTCGATCGTCGCCATTCTCGTCATCCTCTATCTCGAGTTCGGAAACTTCCGGCAGGCGATCCTCGTCATGGTGAACCTCCCCCTCGCGCTGATCGGTGGGATCGTGAGTATCTTCTTCACCGCCGACGTGATCTCGATCGCTTCCCTCGTCGGGTTCATCACGTTGTTCGGAATCGCCGTGCGGAATGGAATCCTGATGGTGTCCCACTACAATCACCTGATCGACGAGGAGCATCTTCCTCTCCACCAGGCGGTTGTGCAGGGTTCTTTGGAACGCCTGAGCCCGATCCTCATGACGGCCCTGACGACCGGCCTTGCGCTTGTACCTCTCGCGCTCGCCGGCGACAAGCCCGGCTCGGAGCTCGAGTCTCCCATGGCGATCGTGATTCTCGGAGGGCTTCTCTCGGCGACCTTTCTGAACCTCGTCGTTGTCCCGGCGCTCTTCGTCAAGTGGGGAAGGAGGTAG
- a CDS encoding efflux RND transporter periplasmic adaptor subunit, which produces MRFPKLLYAWSLGLALAGFVSCSSDHADESHDHSDGGHAHDQATHDDHGHSGEAPTVAVTQWTDEMELFMEYPVLVAGESGRFIIHLTVLDRFQPVRAGSVALRFESAHGKKHEFVEEELLREGIFAPTVNLPEEGEYAFTLTYRGLESPATFTIDDFRVFRDRAGIPSPEDESGFDEITFLKEQQWKVPFATADAEMREVKRAVWAIGEVLPSPDAYAEIVAPVDGVIRAPENGRWALPGAVVRRGDPLASIAPPVQGEGWASARLAFEQAERDYERAQRLREREAISERELELARNAFLVSRAGHDRLAGGGGPDVLTLEAPISGKIIDWAVRAGQRVRAGEKLMAIVDPALVWLRVNVYESDFRGLGRPVGAYVNADGESGGWTIPEEDMKVLTTGASLDPVTRTIPVLLQVVNRDGRLTIHESTPIELYASDGRWAVAVPRSALFEDGGLDVVFVQTGGESFEKRPVTKGPHDAGWVGIEDGIRPGERVVTRGGYFVKLASTSAAIGHGHAH; this is translated from the coding sequence ATGCGATTTCCGAAACTCCTTTACGCTTGGTCGCTCGGGCTTGCGCTTGCGGGGTTCGTCTCCTGTTCTTCCGACCACGCGGATGAATCCCATGATCATTCGGACGGCGGCCACGCCCACGACCAGGCGACCCACGACGATCATGGGCACTCGGGAGAAGCGCCTACCGTGGCGGTTACCCAATGGACGGACGAGATGGAGCTCTTCATGGAGTACCCCGTCCTCGTCGCCGGCGAATCCGGACGCTTCATCATCCATCTCACCGTTCTCGATCGATTCCAACCGGTTCGGGCAGGAAGCGTGGCACTTCGATTCGAATCGGCTCACGGGAAGAAGCACGAGTTCGTGGAGGAGGAACTCCTTCGAGAGGGGATCTTCGCTCCTACGGTGAACCTTCCCGAGGAGGGCGAGTACGCCTTCACCCTGACGTACCGAGGACTCGAGTCGCCGGCCACCTTCACGATCGACGACTTTCGCGTCTTCCGTGACCGAGCAGGTATCCCGTCCCCGGAAGACGAGAGCGGCTTCGACGAGATCACCTTCCTGAAAGAGCAGCAGTGGAAGGTGCCCTTCGCCACCGCGGATGCGGAAATGCGAGAGGTCAAGCGGGCCGTATGGGCGATCGGTGAAGTTCTCCCGAGCCCGGACGCCTATGCGGAGATCGTCGCTCCCGTCGATGGGGTCATCCGCGCTCCCGAGAACGGCCGATGGGCGCTTCCCGGAGCCGTCGTCCGACGAGGGGATCCTCTCGCTTCGATCGCCCCCCCCGTGCAAGGGGAGGGGTGGGCCTCGGCCCGCCTCGCCTTCGAGCAGGCCGAGCGGGACTATGAACGGGCCCAGCGCCTTCGCGAGAGAGAGGCGATCTCGGAGAGGGAGCTCGAGCTCGCCCGCAACGCCTTCCTCGTGAGCCGGGCGGGCCACGACCGGCTCGCAGGCGGCGGCGGACCCGACGTCCTCACCCTCGAGGCACCCATCAGCGGGAAGATCATCGACTGGGCCGTTCGTGCGGGACAGCGCGTGAGGGCTGGAGAGAAGCTGATGGCGATCGTGGATCCCGCGCTCGTTTGGCTCCGAGTGAACGTCTACGAGAGCGACTTCCGCGGTCTCGGGCGCCCCGTCGGGGCTTACGTCAACGCGGACGGCGAATCCGGCGGCTGGACGATTCCGGAAGAGGACATGAAGGTCCTCACGACCGGCGCGTCCCTAGACCCGGTCACCCGAACGATTCCCGTTCTCCTCCAAGTGGTCAACCGAGACGGCCGTCTCACCATCCACGAATCGACTCCGATCGAGCTGTATGCGAGCGACGGAAGATGGGCGGTGGCTGTTCCAAGAAGCGCCCTGTTCGAAGACGGTGGGCTGGATGTTGTCTTCGTGCAGACAGGCGGCGAGTCGTTCGAGAAGCGTCCCGTGACCAAAGGACCGCACGATGCCGGATGGGTGGGCATCGAGGACGGGATACGCCCCGGCGAGCGAGTCGTCACGCGAGGAGGGTATTTCGTCAAGCTGGCGTCCACCTCGGCCGCAATCGGTCACGGGCACGCGCATTAG
- a CDS encoding TolC family protein: MPCRTEPSVTSALFALGVLWIASCGPIPPPTAWADDLSIRFDDIEDLMRHRSPRARILVQELFKIEAERDMALQWTNPELAHDREEVETSREWQLTLEKQFSEPLSHGQRRRSWAAEVRATGARIEQESADLLADLKSGYVRLRLLDVYLERHAHIEKAVRKASAAAESKHAEGEISGAGGHLMRLAALSLETQRIAAIESRGELAASWAAEMGFSAYDSVRLATPITFHAVDLPPVEQLVRLSAGQPGLQAREFLRDALGLRANASRPSLLPGFTLYGGYKRIEDAHDGYVLGGALRLPLFDRNPAASRSHEAERVVVEQDLEIRRSRLAGEIQTLVRTIEQTRDLLSSIADRLERKPSVAADLVYAYEEGVLSLDALLNAIQIEVAGLEDYYDLLGSYYANLFRLESLTGTDLVSFES; this comes from the coding sequence ATGCCGTGCCGAACAGAACCATCGGTCACCTCCGCCCTCTTTGCGTTGGGGGTTCTCTGGATCGCGTCCTGCGGACCGATCCCCCCTCCGACGGCGTGGGCGGACGACCTCTCGATCCGATTCGACGACATCGAGGACCTCATGCGGCATCGGAGCCCGCGTGCTCGGATTCTCGTGCAGGAACTTTTCAAGATCGAGGCGGAACGGGACATGGCCCTCCAATGGACGAATCCCGAGCTCGCCCACGATCGCGAAGAAGTCGAAACCTCGCGCGAGTGGCAGCTCACGCTGGAGAAGCAGTTCTCCGAACCTCTCTCCCACGGGCAGCGCCGCCGGAGCTGGGCGGCGGAGGTCCGGGCCACCGGAGCGCGAATCGAGCAGGAAAGCGCGGATCTCCTCGCCGACCTGAAGTCCGGGTATGTCCGCCTCCGACTGCTCGACGTCTACCTCGAGAGGCACGCCCACATCGAAAAGGCCGTCAGAAAAGCGTCAGCGGCGGCGGAGAGCAAGCACGCCGAGGGAGAGATCTCCGGAGCGGGAGGGCACTTGATGAGACTCGCGGCCCTCTCTCTCGAGACTCAGCGGATCGCCGCGATCGAGTCGAGAGGGGAACTGGCGGCGTCGTGGGCGGCTGAGATGGGCTTCTCCGCTTACGACAGCGTCCGCCTCGCCACGCCGATTACCTTTCACGCGGTCGACCTCCCTCCCGTGGAACAGCTCGTGCGACTCTCCGCCGGTCAGCCGGGCCTGCAGGCTCGGGAGTTCCTGCGGGACGCGCTCGGTCTTCGCGCGAATGCCTCCCGCCCCAGCCTCCTCCCCGGATTCACGCTGTACGGAGGGTACAAGCGGATCGAGGACGCCCACGACGGATACGTCCTCGGCGGAGCCCTTCGCCTGCCCCTCTTCGACCGGAATCCGGCCGCCTCGCGGAGTCACGAAGCGGAACGCGTCGTGGTGGAGCAAGATCTCGAGATCCGTCGATCCCGGCTCGCCGGGGAGATCCAAACGCTCGTTCGAACGATCGAGCAGACCCGCGATCTCCTCTCGTCGATCGCCGACCGTCTGGAAAGGAAGCCGAGCGTCGCGGCCGATCTCGTGTACGCCTACGAAGAGGGCGTCCTTTCGCTCGATGCGCTGCTGAACGCGATTCAGATCGAGGTCGCGGGTCTTGAGGATTACTACGACCTGCTCGGCTCCTACTACGCGAACCTCTTCCGTCTCGAGTCGCTCACGGGGACCGACCTGGTCTCCTTCGAATCATAG
- a CDS encoding fused MFS/spermidine synthase has protein sequence MRHRTRTVALLLFGSGFSALVYQAVWLREFRLVFGASTPASAAVLAIFMAGLGFGGLALGRRADRALNALRFYGRLEIGIAVCAALSPGLFLLVRRLYVLTGGSPSLGIEAATVARLLLSAMVIGVPTFLMGGTLPAAARAAATDEDRNRTGVALLYGANTLGGVAGVLLATFLMLEAIGIRESLWAACALNGAIGLLALRIARSAPAAADRSACEEDSRIIVDSNRRPATLLVLPAAGFVGFVFLVMEIVWYRMLGPLLGGSTYTFGLILALVLLGIGAGGALYAVVGRRRLASLETFALTGALEAAWIALPLALGDRVALLALRLQPFGSEDFFPRILVWSAVASLVVLPAALVSGYQFPLLVALLGEGRKKVGREGGLAYGWNTIGAIAGSLAAGFFLIETLTAPGT, from the coding sequence TTGCGCCATCGCACGCGAACCGTCGCTCTTCTTCTCTTCGGGTCCGGCTTCTCTGCGCTCGTCTATCAAGCGGTTTGGCTTCGCGAGTTTCGCTTGGTCTTCGGCGCCTCCACCCCGGCCTCCGCGGCGGTGCTCGCGATCTTCATGGCGGGGCTCGGGTTCGGAGGCCTCGCGCTCGGACGGCGCGCGGATCGCGCCCTGAACGCGCTTCGCTTCTACGGCCGTCTTGAGATCGGGATCGCCGTGTGCGCGGCGCTCTCGCCGGGGCTCTTCCTTCTCGTCCGCCGGCTCTACGTGCTGACGGGCGGCTCCCCCTCGCTCGGCATCGAGGCGGCCACGGTCGCGCGGCTCCTCCTTTCGGCGATGGTGATCGGCGTCCCCACGTTCCTCATGGGAGGGACCCTTCCGGCGGCGGCTCGCGCGGCGGCGACCGACGAGGATCGGAACCGGACGGGGGTCGCCCTTCTCTACGGCGCGAACACGCTCGGGGGGGTCGCGGGCGTTCTCCTCGCCACGTTCTTGATGCTTGAAGCGATCGGGATCCGCGAGTCCCTCTGGGCCGCATGCGCGCTGAACGGCGCGATCGGGCTTCTCGCTCTTCGCATCGCTCGGTCCGCTCCCGCCGCCGCGGATCGGTCCGCCTGCGAAGAAGACTCGCGGATCATCGTCGACTCCAATCGCCGCCCGGCCACGCTCCTCGTCCTCCCCGCCGCCGGTTTCGTCGGCTTCGTCTTTCTCGTGATGGAGATCGTCTGGTATCGGATGCTCGGGCCCCTTCTGGGCGGATCGACGTACACGTTCGGCCTCATCCTCGCGCTCGTGCTTCTCGGAATCGGCGCGGGCGGAGCGCTCTATGCCGTCGTCGGCCGGCGGCGGCTCGCGTCGCTCGAAACGTTCGCTCTCACCGGCGCGCTGGAAGCGGCGTGGATCGCGCTCCCCCTCGCTCTCGGCGACCGAGTCGCTCTTCTCGCGCTTCGCTTGCAACCCTTCGGCTCCGAGGACTTCTTCCCGCGCATCCTGGTCTGGTCGGCGGTCGCGTCTCTCGTCGTTCTTCCCGCCGCGCTCGTCTCGGGTTATCAGTTCCCGCTCCTCGTCGCGCTCCTCGGCGAGGGAAGGAAGAAGGTGGGGCGCGAGGGCGGCCTCGCCTACGGGTGGAACACGATCGGCGCGATCGCCGGCTCGCTCGCGGCCGGGTTCTTTCTTATAGAGACCCTCACAGCGCCCGGAACATAG
- a CDS encoding toll/interleukin-1 receptor domain-containing protein produces the protein MRPFRSEFIRPLGAAENHFLEVLLFEFDLERHDAGSTLRVRFDDRTPTIWRNKGKEHARARMPNFARKAREYQERLDSLLLGKDRGKWTFRDPAFPFRYASGGTLPIIRFGGEQYYCLFYRDIFPIGWNIANGGCDARRELLDPIVTVEREFREELIAIHPAKRKQYVFEAEEGNPLERPEFEDARRYWQARKPGLNFDEMDKVTIPLQWLQGPDRVVVQYGSDPPHEVKDCFLNINALDFGIEVDKVAKVSLDERAILLDGEISAGFLLNEPIGLFRTDALDSRVEEDAREYRPDLLFWDGRPWRGSDIDDVLEKFLDYLAVFRTTSDLKAYRSCGNKLDLCPVTRRIVSRYAALRPRAPRRSPGCVDVFISVCHEDVRIAERVRAYLGDRRVSAFCSSQDIRHPYFPPIIDDALDSARTLVAVATRADYLRRPWVEYEWRSFFTTNRLLGKRRDARMISFTSGISPLDLPRVFVLCQQVEFAPRRIERGLEELAKYVLEP, from the coding sequence GTGAGGCCGTTCAGATCCGAGTTCATACGCCCATTGGGCGCTGCGGAAAACCACTTCTTGGAGGTGCTTCTCTTCGAGTTCGATCTCGAAAGACACGATGCGGGAAGTACCCTCCGAGTACGCTTCGACGACCGTACCCCTACGATCTGGCGGAACAAGGGGAAGGAACATGCGCGGGCTCGGATGCCGAACTTCGCCCGCAAGGCACGGGAGTATCAAGAACGCCTCGACTCCCTCCTCCTTGGAAAAGACCGCGGCAAGTGGACGTTCAGGGATCCCGCGTTTCCCTTCCGTTACGCGAGTGGTGGTACGCTTCCCATCATTCGGTTCGGCGGAGAGCAGTACTACTGTCTCTTCTACCGGGACATCTTCCCGATCGGATGGAACATCGCCAACGGCGGCTGCGATGCGCGGCGCGAACTCCTTGATCCGATCGTAACCGTCGAACGCGAATTCCGGGAGGAACTGATCGCGATCCATCCCGCAAAGCGCAAGCAATACGTCTTTGAGGCAGAGGAGGGAAACCCGCTTGAGAGGCCGGAGTTCGAAGATGCACGGCGCTACTGGCAAGCTCGGAAACCGGGCCTTAACTTCGACGAGATGGACAAGGTAACGATTCCTCTCCAGTGGCTTCAGGGTCCCGATCGGGTCGTCGTTCAATACGGATCCGACCCGCCCCACGAAGTGAAGGACTGCTTCCTGAACATCAATGCGCTCGACTTCGGGATCGAGGTGGACAAGGTCGCCAAGGTCAGTCTTGACGAGCGAGCGATCTTGCTCGACGGAGAGATCTCCGCCGGATTCCTTCTGAACGAACCGATCGGGCTGTTTCGGACCGACGCGCTTGATTCCCGTGTCGAGGAGGATGCGCGCGAATACCGACCGGATCTTCTCTTCTGGGACGGGAGGCCGTGGAGGGGATCCGACATAGATGACGTGCTGGAGAAATTCCTCGATTACCTTGCGGTGTTTCGGACAACCTCGGACTTGAAGGCGTATCGCTCCTGCGGGAACAAGCTCGATCTCTGTCCTGTGACCAGGAGAATCGTCTCAAGGTACGCGGCGCTCCGGCCGCGCGCGCCGAGACGATCGCCGGGCTGTGTGGATGTCTTCATCAGCGTTTGTCACGAGGATGTGCGGATCGCGGAGAGGGTGCGCGCCTATCTCGGAGATCGACGGGTCTCCGCATTCTGCAGTAGCCAGGATATCAGGCACCCGTACTTCCCGCCGATCATCGATGATGCGCTCGACTCCGCCAGGACGCTCGTCGCCGTCGCGACCCGCGCGGACTATCTAAGGCGGCCGTGGGTCGAGTATGAGTGGAGAAGTTTCTTCACAACCAATCGATTGCTGGGAAAAAGACGCGACGCCAGGATGATTTCGTTCACCTCCGGAATCTCTCCGCTGGATCTTCCGAGGGTCTTCGTGCTCTGCCAACAAGTGGAGTTCGCCCCGAGGAGGATCGAGAGGGGACTGGAGGAGCTCGCGAAGTATGTTCTCGAGCCCTGA